A genomic stretch from Mycobacterium cookii includes:
- a CDS encoding LppX_LprAFG lipoprotein, whose translation MQTPRRLAQILAALAALATAAALVSGCSSSSKQSGAPLPDAAPLLSKSNLTTRNVKSVHLVLSVNGKIKHLPVKTLTGDLTTAPDTAAQGNANITFGGSEIDAQFVVYNGTLYATLSPGQWENFGPASAIYDPSEILNPNTGLANILTNISNPKSQSRETINGQSTVKITGTAAADAVNGLAPQLKATQPAATTVWIEENGDHQLVQIQLEQSPGNSVQMTLSNWNAPVQVTKPPVA comes from the coding sequence ATGCAGACGCCCCGCCGACTCGCCCAGATTCTTGCCGCTCTCGCCGCGCTGGCGACCGCCGCTGCCCTAGTCAGTGGCTGCTCGTCGTCCTCGAAGCAGTCCGGCGCTCCGCTGCCGGATGCGGCGCCTCTGCTTAGCAAGTCCAACCTGACCACAAGAAACGTCAAGAGCGTGCATCTGGTGCTCTCGGTGAACGGCAAGATCAAGCATCTGCCCGTCAAAACCCTGACCGGCGATCTGACCACCGCGCCGGACACGGCCGCTCAGGGCAACGCCAACATCACTTTCGGCGGCTCAGAAATCGACGCCCAGTTCGTGGTCTACAACGGAACCCTGTACGCCACACTCAGTCCCGGCCAGTGGGAGAACTTCGGTCCGGCGTCCGCCATCTACGACCCGTCCGAGATCCTCAACCCGAACACCGGTCTGGCCAACATCTTGACCAACATCAGCAACCCGAAGTCCCAGTCGCGCGAAACGATCAACGGGCAAAGCACCGTCAAGATCACCGGGACGGCCGCGGCGGACGCCGTGAATGGCCTCGCGCCCCAGCTGAAGGCCACCCAGCCGGCGGCCACCACCGTGTGGATCGAGGAGAACGGTGATCACCAACTGGTGCAGATTCAGCTCGAGCAGAGCCCGGGCAACTCGGTGCAGATGACGCTGTCCAACTGGAACGCGCCGGTCCAGGTCACCAAGCCCCCGGTGGCCTGA
- the mddA gene encoding methanethiol S-methyltransferase — MTHGDDGSSRLAGNAAGGIVIAAYGIATYGLFLLVFLYLVGFVADAAVGKSIDRGGGSGALTVGAVVIDVVLLALFGVQHSVMARPAFKRRWTRVIPPSAERSTYVLAANICLIVLMLLWRPITAGIWHVSAQPWRALLTAVGGIGWLMVLVSTFLIDHFDLFGLRQAFARLKGRRAAKHEFATPFLYRVVRHPIYTGFLIAFWATPTMTLGHLIFAAVMTGYILMAIQFEERDLTRFFGDRYRDYRRRVPMLIPGLGGRS; from the coding sequence GTGACTCACGGCGATGACGGTTCATCGCGACTCGCGGGCAACGCCGCCGGCGGGATTGTGATCGCGGCGTACGGCATCGCGACGTACGGTCTCTTCCTGCTCGTCTTTCTCTACCTGGTGGGATTCGTCGCCGACGCGGCCGTCGGGAAGAGCATCGATCGTGGGGGCGGCAGTGGCGCCCTCACGGTCGGTGCGGTGGTCATCGATGTCGTGTTGCTCGCGCTGTTCGGCGTGCAGCACAGCGTCATGGCACGGCCGGCGTTCAAACGACGCTGGACCCGGGTGATTCCGCCCAGCGCAGAGCGATCCACGTACGTTCTCGCCGCGAACATCTGCCTGATCGTTCTCATGCTCCTGTGGCGCCCGATCACCGCCGGCATATGGCACGTGAGCGCCCAGCCATGGCGAGCGTTGTTGACCGCCGTCGGCGGGATCGGCTGGCTCATGGTGCTGGTCAGCACATTTTTGATCGACCATTTCGATCTTTTCGGCCTGCGCCAGGCGTTCGCCCGGCTGAAAGGCCGGCGCGCAGCCAAGCACGAGTTCGCGACGCCGTTCCTCTACCGCGTGGTCAGGCATCCGATCTACACCGGATTCCTGATCGCATTCTGGGCCACGCCGACGATGACGTTGGGGCACTTGATCTTTGCGGCCGTGATGACCGGATACATCCTGATGGCGATTCAGTTCGAAGAGCGCGACCTCACCCGGTTCTTCGGGGATCGGTACCGCGACTACCGTCGCCGCGTGCCGATGCTCATCCCTGGCCTGGGCGGTCGTTCCTGA
- a CDS encoding MFS transporter, with amino-acid sequence MATPHAGRGIAISAGSLAVLLGALDTYVVVTIMRDIISTIGIPVNHLQRITPIITWYLLGYIAAMPLLGRASDRFGRKLLLQVSLATFLIGSVITALSTDLDVLVVGRTIQGVASGALLPVTLALGADLWAQRNRAGVLGGIGAAQELGSVLGPLYGIFIVWLTSRWQDVFWINVPLALAAMLMIHFSLPSRDRDDEPEKIDVIGGLLLAITLGLAVIGLYNANPDGKHALPSYGPPLIVAAVVAAVIFFVWERFSRTKLIEPTGVHFRPFLSALGASLCAGAALMVTLVDVELFAQGVLGKDQDHAAMMLLWFLAALPVGALVGGWIATRVGDRVVAFAGLLIAAGGYWLISKWSVGLLDEHHNVFGLVSLPALDTDLAIAGIGLGLVIAPLTSASLRVVPSAQHGIASAAVVVARMTGMLIGVASLSAWGFYRLPQLVAKLASELPANATLTERVLHQATMYRQAFAGMYGEIFKVTVVVCIVGALLGLLISSRRVHADEPLVREEQPVGPQV; translated from the coding sequence ATGGCAACGCCGCACGCCGGGCGCGGGATCGCGATCAGCGCCGGCAGCCTCGCAGTACTGCTCGGTGCCCTCGACACCTATGTCGTGGTCACGATCATGCGCGACATCATCAGCACGATCGGCATCCCGGTCAATCACCTGCAGCGCATCACCCCGATCATCACCTGGTATCTGCTGGGCTACATCGCCGCCATGCCGTTGCTTGGCCGGGCTTCTGACCGATTCGGCCGCAAGCTGCTGCTGCAAGTCAGCCTGGCGACCTTCCTGATCGGCTCGGTGATCACCGCGCTGTCCACCGACCTTGATGTGCTGGTCGTCGGTCGCACCATTCAGGGGGTGGCCAGCGGCGCACTGCTACCGGTGACGCTCGCGCTGGGTGCCGACCTGTGGGCCCAGCGCAATCGCGCCGGCGTCCTCGGCGGCATCGGTGCCGCGCAAGAACTGGGCAGCGTGCTCGGGCCGCTTTACGGAATCTTCATCGTCTGGTTGACCAGTCGCTGGCAGGACGTGTTCTGGATCAACGTGCCGCTGGCGCTGGCCGCGATGCTGATGATCCACTTCAGCCTGCCGTCGCGAGACCGCGACGACGAGCCGGAGAAAATCGACGTGATCGGCGGACTGCTCCTGGCGATCACGCTGGGCCTGGCGGTCATCGGCCTGTACAACGCCAACCCCGACGGGAAGCACGCCCTGCCGAGCTACGGTCCGCCGCTGATCGTCGCCGCTGTCGTCGCCGCGGTGATTTTCTTTGTCTGGGAACGGTTCTCGCGTACCAAGCTGATCGAACCCACCGGCGTGCACTTCCGGCCGTTCCTGTCGGCGCTGGGTGCATCACTCTGCGCCGGCGCGGCGTTGATGGTGACGCTGGTCGACGTCGAGCTCTTCGCTCAGGGCGTGCTCGGTAAAGACCAGGACCACGCCGCCATGATGCTGCTGTGGTTCCTGGCAGCGCTGCCGGTCGGCGCGCTGGTGGGCGGCTGGATCGCGACAAGAGTCGGCGACCGCGTAGTCGCGTTTGCCGGGCTGTTGATCGCCGCCGGCGGCTACTGGCTGATCTCGAAGTGGTCGGTTGGCCTCTTGGACGAGCACCACAACGTCTTCGGCCTGGTGTCGCTGCCCGCCTTGGACACCGATCTGGCGATCGCCGGCATCGGTCTGGGTCTGGTGATCGCCCCGCTGACATCGGCCAGCTTGCGGGTGGTGCCGTCGGCGCAGCACGGCATCGCCTCAGCGGCGGTGGTGGTCGCGCGGATGACCGGCATGCTGATCGGGGTGGCCTCGCTCAGCGCGTGGGGCTTCTACCGGCTGCCGCAACTCGTCGCGAAACTGGCCTCCGAGCTGCCGGCCAACGCCACCCTCACCGAGCGGGTTCTGCATCAGGCCACCATGTACCGCCAAGCGTTCGCCGGAATGTACGGCGAGATCTTCAAGGTCACCGTGGTGGTCTGCATCGTCGGTGCGCTGCTGGGTCTGCTGATCAGCAGTCGGCGCGTGCACGCCGACGAGCCGCTCGTTCGCGAGGAGCAACCGGTCGGGCCTCAGGTCTAG
- the rpe gene encoding ribulose-phosphate 3-epimerase, with product MSGNSDRPMIAPSILAADFARLADESAAVEGADWLHVDVMDAHFVPNLTIGLPVVESLLAATDIPMDCHLMIEDPDRWAPPYAEAGAYNVTFHAEATDNPVSVARDIRAAGAKAGLSIKPGTALEPYLDILKDFDTFLVMSVEPGFGGQKFIPEVLSKVRAVRKLVDSGELTILVEIDGGINADTIEQAAEAGVDCFVAGSAVYGADDPAAAVEALRRRAGAVSPHLHR from the coding sequence ATGTCAGGCAACTCCGATCGGCCGATGATCGCGCCGTCGATACTGGCCGCTGATTTCGCCCGGCTGGCCGATGAGTCCGCCGCGGTCGAGGGCGCTGACTGGCTGCACGTCGACGTCATGGACGCGCATTTTGTGCCGAACCTGACCATCGGGCTGCCGGTGGTGGAAAGCCTGCTCGCCGCCACCGACATTCCGATGGATTGCCATCTGATGATCGAAGACCCCGACCGCTGGGCGCCGCCGTATGCCGAAGCGGGGGCGTACAACGTGACGTTTCACGCCGAGGCAACCGACAACCCGGTGAGCGTGGCCCGCGACATCCGTGCCGCCGGCGCGAAAGCGGGCTTGAGCATCAAGCCCGGCACTGCGCTGGAGCCCTACCTGGACATCTTGAAGGACTTCGACACGTTCCTGGTCATGTCGGTCGAACCCGGCTTCGGCGGCCAGAAATTCATCCCCGAGGTCCTGAGCAAGGTGCGCGCGGTGCGCAAACTGGTCGACTCCGGCGAGCTGACGATCCTGGTCGAGATCGACGGCGGCATCAACGCCGACACCATCGAGCAGGCCGCCGAGGCCGGTGTCGACTGCTTCGTCGCGGGCTCAGCGGTCTACGGAGCCGATGACCCGGCGGCCGCCGTCGAGGCGCTACGACGACGGGCGGGCGCGGTGTCTCCGCACCTACACCGATGA
- a CDS encoding neutral zinc metallopeptidase — protein sequence MSSDRQPDTPVSASAGEDLEDYWSQLYPELARKPWTPLQAARPFDPADQPTCGGQPTNNYVLFYCVPDDYVGFDAVKAMPQIYMRGGDFAVATLIATQYGLAALIRDGQDADAKITSLRADCLAGGWVASVLLQNRPESPRSSSSAAPLTWRAKRRDRLASMPTATA from the coding sequence TTGTCCTCCGATCGTCAACCGGACACCCCGGTTTCGGCGTCAGCCGGAGAGGATCTGGAAGATTACTGGTCGCAGCTGTACCCGGAGCTTGCCCGTAAGCCGTGGACACCTCTACAGGCCGCACGCCCATTCGATCCGGCCGATCAGCCCACTTGCGGTGGCCAGCCCACCAACAACTACGTGTTGTTCTACTGCGTGCCGGACGACTACGTTGGCTTCGACGCGGTCAAGGCGATGCCCCAGATCTATATGCGGGGCGGCGATTTCGCGGTCGCGACCCTGATTGCGACCCAGTACGGGCTGGCGGCGCTGATTCGTGACGGCCAGGACGCCGACGCGAAGATCACCTCGCTGCGCGCCGACTGCCTGGCCGGCGGCTGGGTCGCAAGCGTCCTTCTGCAGAATCGCCCGGAGTCGCCGCGCTCCTCGTCTTCCGCGGCTCCGCTGACGTGGCGCGCCAAGCGCAGGGATCGACTCGCGTCGATGCCTACCGCGACGGCGTGA
- a CDS encoding chitin-binding protein, which translates to MRLKQLMAGAVIAGAFGAAALGVGAGAASAAPGPPPGGDGGHGAPPAASHAAPAPHEPGGGGGPGGRGPGGPGGPGGPGGHGPGGPGGPGGPGGPGGPAGPGDHGPGGPGGPGGPWHGDDHRGYFRGAPWGDGPAPWGPGEPPRPAWDRPLPPPGGPWNYGPINYYGYNENPIWNPGFNQWGFDFFGVWIPL; encoded by the coding sequence ATGAGACTGAAGCAACTGATGGCCGGAGCCGTCATCGCCGGCGCCTTCGGTGCGGCGGCGTTGGGGGTCGGCGCCGGAGCTGCGAGCGCCGCCCCGGGACCGCCACCGGGTGGTGACGGGGGCCACGGCGCTCCGCCGGCGGCCAGTCATGCGGCGCCCGCACCTCACGAGCCGGGCGGGGGCGGCGGACCCGGCGGGCGCGGACCCGGCGGGCCAGGTGGACCGGGCGGGCCGGGCGGGCACGGACCCGGCGGTCCGGGTGGACCGGGCGGACCAGGCGGTCCTGGTGGACCCGCTGGGCCGGGTGACCACGGACCCGGCGGACCCGGCGGGCCCGGCGGGCCATGGCACGGCGACGACCACCGCGGCTATTTCCGGGGCGCCCCGTGGGGCGACGGACCCGCACCGTGGGGTCCCGGCGAACCACCGCGACCTGCTTGGGACCGTCCACTTCCGCCGCCCGGTGGACCGTGGAACTACGGGCCGATCAACTACTACGGCTACAACGAAAACCCGATCTGGAACCCGGGATTCAACCAGTGGGGCTTCGACTTCTTCGGAGTCTGGATTCCGCTGTAA
- a CDS encoding vacuolar protein sorting-associated family 26 protein, which yields MKPIGDVTSARIELGYYNSYRYRWAGRADAAATAATDAMWLTQEIGTTYGTDRDTKDWVRVDEVELPTATSEFTDGTATFRIPSWAPPSSSQIASWSCRLLVQRRGHDVDEQAEFAVITGVDDATADIGPLEQVSGSGACDIDIALPRLVFHAGETITGDVIVTPTRDLPDGDLRVKWQWMRDSHPLTRTPGSGELADGRTVPLFKRLALRNGAAVRLPFQTALPTDAAPTASAVNSSMRWFINATMFYAGFNGPAAECVRLPIAVVSPAGAG from the coding sequence GTGAAGCCGATCGGCGATGTGACATCGGCGCGAATCGAGTTGGGCTACTACAACTCTTATCGTTACCGGTGGGCCGGGCGCGCAGACGCGGCAGCGACGGCCGCGACCGATGCGATGTGGTTGACCCAGGAAATCGGCACCACCTACGGCACCGATCGAGACACCAAGGATTGGGTGCGGGTCGACGAAGTCGAGTTACCCACTGCGACATCAGAATTCACGGACGGCACAGCCACGTTCCGCATCCCGTCGTGGGCACCGCCGTCGTCGTCACAGATCGCGAGTTGGTCGTGCCGTCTGCTCGTACAGCGCCGCGGGCACGACGTCGACGAACAGGCGGAATTCGCCGTGATCACCGGCGTGGACGATGCCACGGCCGATATCGGACCGCTGGAGCAGGTCTCCGGCAGCGGGGCGTGCGACATCGACATCGCGTTGCCCCGGCTGGTATTTCACGCCGGCGAGACGATCACGGGCGACGTCATCGTCACGCCCACTCGGGACCTGCCCGACGGCGACTTACGGGTGAAGTGGCAGTGGATGCGCGATTCCCATCCGCTGACCCGCACACCGGGTTCGGGTGAACTCGCCGACGGGCGGACCGTGCCACTGTTCAAACGACTGGCGTTGCGTAACGGCGCGGCGGTCCGCTTGCCCTTCCAGACGGCGCTGCCCACGGACGCGGCACCGACCGCCAGCGCCGTCAATTCGTCGATGCGCTGGTTCATCAACGCGACGATGTTCTACGCCGGCTTCAACGGACCGGCCGCCGAATGCGTCCGACTGCCCATTGCGGTCGTCAGTCCCGCCGGGGCCGGTTAG
- a CDS encoding RDD family protein, whose translation MTQLPPQQPDGPYPPPGGGYPPPPPVPGGPAYLDQPAWTQAAQPYTSWIARVGATIVDGIPGMVIGGIGVGIAVATGTNACVADTEGYGGSCTSSFSGVGIATTFLASLLVLVYSIWNWGYRQGTTGSTIGKSAFKFKVISEATGQPIGFVMSIVRQFAHLVDGAICYIGYLFPLWDAKRQTLADKIMSTVCVPIR comes from the coding sequence ATGACGCAACTACCGCCCCAACAACCCGACGGTCCCTACCCGCCGCCGGGCGGTGGATATCCGCCGCCGCCTCCGGTGCCGGGCGGTCCCGCCTACCTTGATCAGCCTGCCTGGACGCAGGCCGCGCAGCCATACACGTCGTGGATCGCGCGCGTCGGTGCGACGATCGTGGACGGCATCCCCGGGATGGTCATCGGTGGCATCGGGGTCGGCATCGCCGTCGCCACCGGAACCAATGCCTGCGTGGCAGATACCGAAGGCTACGGCGGCTCCTGCACCTCGTCGTTCTCCGGCGTGGGAATCGCGACGACGTTCCTGGCATCGCTTCTGGTGCTGGTGTATTCGATCTGGAACTGGGGCTACCGACAGGGCACCACCGGCTCGACCATCGGCAAGTCGGCCTTCAAGTTCAAGGTCATCTCCGAAGCGACCGGCCAACCGATCGGCTTCGTGATGTCGATCGTGCGTCAGTTCGCCCACCTGGTGGATGGCGCGATCTGCTACATCGGGTACCTGTTCCCGCTGTGGGATGCGAAGCGACAGACGCTGGCCGACAAGATCATGTCAACCGTCTGCGTGCCGATTCGCTGA
- a CDS encoding riboflavin synthase, whose product MFTGIVEELGEVVGKDELGDSARFTIQGPVVTADAGHGDSIAVNGVCLTVVELLPGGQFTADVMGETLSRSSLGRLAAGSPVNLERAAAVNSRLGGHIVQGHVDGTGQILTRSAAENWEVVRIGMPAELARYVVEKGSITVDGISLTVSGLGDDWFEVSLIPTTLELTTLGGAAPGTPVNLEVDVIAKYVERLLSHSPRTAR is encoded by the coding sequence GTGTTCACCGGAATCGTCGAAGAACTGGGTGAGGTCGTCGGCAAGGACGAACTGGGCGATTCAGCTCGCTTCACCATTCAGGGTCCCGTGGTCACCGCTGACGCGGGGCACGGCGATTCGATCGCCGTCAACGGCGTGTGCCTGACGGTCGTCGAGCTGTTGCCGGGAGGCCAGTTCACCGCGGACGTGATGGGCGAGACGCTGAGTCGGTCCAGCCTGGGACGGCTCGCTGCGGGCAGTCCAGTCAACCTCGAGCGGGCCGCAGCGGTGAACAGTCGCCTGGGCGGGCACATCGTGCAAGGCCACGTCGACGGAACAGGGCAGATTTTGACCCGCTCTGCCGCGGAAAACTGGGAAGTGGTGCGGATCGGCATGCCCGCCGAACTGGCTCGCTACGTCGTCGAAAAAGGCTCTATTACTGTCGACGGCATTTCGCTGACGGTCTCCGGCCTCGGCGACGACTGGTTCGAGGTGTCGCTCATCCCGACCACGCTGGAACTCACGACGTTGGGCGGAGCCGCGCCGGGGACGCCGGTAAACCTCGAGGTGGACGTCATCGCCAAGTACGTCGAGCGTCTCCTCTCACATTCACCGAGAACTGCGCGCTAG
- the ribD gene encoding bifunctional diaminohydroxyphosphoribosylaminopyrimidine deaminase/5-amino-6-(5-phosphoribosylamino)uracil reductase RibD produces the protein MNTPAAIGYDAAMQLAVEQAELVKGKTYPNPPVGAVILDRDGRVVGVGGTQRAGSAHAEVVALRRAGRLAEGGTAVVTLEPCNHHGKTPPCVDALLKSGVATVVYAVADPNPPAAGGAGRLVAAGVRVVNDVQTDLVVTGPLREWLHKQRTGLPHVTWKYAASIDGRSAAADGSSQWITSEAARADVHRRRATADAIVVGTGTVLADDPALTARLPDGSLADRQPLRVVVGRREIPSEAKVLNDDSRTMVMRTREPAEVLQALSDRTDVLLEGGPTLAGAFLRAGAIDRILAYIAPILLGGPVVAVDDVGVTSISRALRWRYDGMERVGPDVVLSLVPREPASGSVRNDRPGQG, from the coding sequence ATGAACACCCCGGCGGCCATCGGCTACGACGCCGCCATGCAACTGGCCGTCGAACAGGCCGAACTGGTCAAGGGGAAGACCTATCCGAACCCGCCGGTCGGCGCCGTCATCCTGGACCGCGACGGCCGGGTCGTCGGCGTCGGCGGCACACAGCGGGCGGGCAGCGCACACGCCGAGGTCGTCGCGTTGCGCCGGGCCGGACGGCTGGCCGAGGGTGGCACGGCGGTGGTCACCTTGGAACCCTGCAATCACCACGGCAAGACCCCGCCATGCGTGGACGCGCTACTGAAATCCGGTGTCGCGACAGTGGTTTACGCTGTCGCCGACCCGAACCCGCCTGCGGCGGGCGGTGCTGGGCGACTGGTTGCGGCCGGTGTGCGCGTCGTCAACGATGTGCAGACCGACCTGGTCGTGACGGGGCCGCTGCGCGAATGGCTGCACAAGCAGCGCACCGGATTGCCGCACGTGACATGGAAATACGCCGCCAGCATCGACGGGCGCAGCGCCGCCGCGGACGGTTCCAGCCAATGGATCACCAGTGAGGCCGCGCGAGCCGACGTGCACCGGCGGCGGGCGACCGCCGACGCGATCGTGGTGGGAACGGGCACGGTGCTGGCCGACGACCCGGCCTTGACCGCTCGCCTGCCCGACGGCAGCCTCGCGGACCGCCAGCCGCTGCGCGTGGTGGTTGGCAGGCGCGAAATCCCCTCTGAAGCAAAGGTTCTCAACGACGACTCGCGGACCATGGTGATGCGGACCCGCGAGCCGGCCGAGGTGCTTCAGGCGCTGTCGGATCGCACCGACGTCCTGCTCGAGGGCGGCCCGACCCTGGCCGGAGCGTTCCTGCGGGCGGGGGCGATCGACCGCATCCTCGCCTACATCGCGCCGATCCTGCTGGGCGGACCCGTCGTCGCCGTCGACGACGTCGGGGTGACCAGCATCAGCCGGGCGCTGCGCTGGCGCTACGACGGCATGGAGCGCGTCGGTCCGGACGTGGTGCTGAGTCTGGTACCCCGTGAACCGGCGTCCGGCTCGGTCAGGAACGACCGCCCAGGCCAGGGATGA